Proteins from a genomic interval of Rhodococcoides fascians A25f:
- a CDS encoding HpcH/HpaI aldolase/citrate lyase family protein — protein sequence MSAPLRSFLFVPGDSEKKLSKGADSRADALILDLEDAVSENRKPVARELVHQFLRDHQGRAQGPQLWVRMNPVDTAHALLDLAAVVHSNPAGIMIPKIDSPAEVLRVHHYLDALEAASGLPQGQIQVLPVVTETPTAPFRLGDFAEAALPRLFGMTWGAEDLSAALGASKNTGPDGGWAFTYQMVRSMTLMAARAAGVEAVETLFVDVRDSEGLAESSRHARAEGFSGRIAIHPAQVDVINDAFTPSAAEVDHAHRVIEAFTGDVGTVSLDGKMLDAPHLAQARRVLALAAAADPRPEGIS from the coding sequence GTGAGCGCGCCATTACGGTCCTTCCTCTTCGTACCAGGCGACAGCGAGAAAAAGTTGTCCAAAGGCGCAGACAGCAGAGCAGATGCCCTGATCCTGGACCTCGAGGACGCGGTCAGCGAGAATCGCAAACCGGTAGCACGCGAACTGGTGCATCAATTTCTTCGTGACCATCAGGGGCGAGCGCAGGGTCCGCAGCTGTGGGTACGTATGAATCCCGTCGATACCGCCCATGCGTTGTTGGACCTCGCAGCGGTGGTGCACTCGAACCCGGCGGGGATCATGATCCCCAAGATCGACAGTCCAGCCGAGGTACTCAGAGTTCACCACTACCTCGACGCACTCGAAGCAGCGAGCGGCTTACCACAGGGACAGATACAGGTTCTTCCCGTCGTGACGGAGACCCCGACAGCCCCTTTCCGACTCGGCGACTTCGCCGAGGCCGCGCTGCCCCGGCTCTTCGGAATGACATGGGGTGCTGAGGATCTGAGTGCTGCACTCGGTGCCTCCAAGAATACCGGACCGGACGGCGGCTGGGCATTCACCTACCAGATGGTGCGGTCGATGACATTGATGGCCGCACGGGCAGCCGGCGTCGAGGCGGTGGAGACTCTTTTCGTCGATGTCCGCGACTCGGAGGGGCTCGCGGAGTCTTCACGTCACGCCCGCGCAGAAGGATTCAGTGGCAGGATTGCGATACATCCAGCACAGGTCGATGTCATCAACGATGCATTCACACCGTCGGCCGCGGAGGTCGACCACGCGCACCGCGTCATCGAGGCGTTCACCGGAGACGTAGGAACCGTTTCTTTGGATGGAAAGATGCTCGACGCGCCCCATCTCGCGCAGGCGCGACGCGTGCTGGCCCTCGCAGCAGCTGCGGATCCCCGACCTGAAGGGATCTCGTAG
- a CDS encoding MaoC family dehydratase — protein sequence MAGLWFDELTVGQTFEHAIRRTVTETDNVLFTAMTHNPAQLHLDEEYMRGTDYGQRIVNSAFTLGLMVGISVGDTTLGTAVANLGWDEVRFPAPVFHGDTLHVTTEVIELRDSKSRPDQGIVVFLHRAFNQRDELVASCKRAGLQRKKPE from the coding sequence ATGGCAGGCTTGTGGTTCGACGAACTGACTGTCGGACAGACCTTCGAACACGCAATCAGACGAACGGTGACCGAAACCGACAACGTCCTCTTCACCGCGATGACCCACAACCCCGCGCAGCTCCATCTCGACGAGGAGTACATGCGTGGCACCGACTACGGCCAGCGTATCGTCAACAGCGCTTTCACCCTGGGGTTGATGGTGGGAATCTCGGTGGGAGATACCACTCTCGGAACGGCCGTCGCCAACCTCGGGTGGGACGAAGTAAGGTTTCCAGCACCCGTGTTTCATGGCGACACTCTCCATGTCACCACCGAGGTCATCGAGCTGCGTGACTCGAAATCTCGGCCCGATCAAGGGATTGTCGTTTTTCTCCACCGTGCTTTCAACCAACGTGACGAGTTGGTGGCGTCGTGCAAACGGGCGGGTCTGCAGCGTAAGAAGCCGGAGTGA
- a CDS encoding acetyl-CoA C-acyltransferase: MSGIVIVAGARTPIGKLAGALASLSAVDLGAHAISNALARADVSAESVDAVIMGNVVQAGVGPNPARKAAVAAGLPLTTTAITINNLCLSGLQAIIEAGRLISCGDAEIVVAGGMESMTNAPYLAKGARTGFRYGAASLDDALDSDALICAFDKVSMGEATESYVREAGVARQAQDEFAARSHALAAAATASGTFAGEIAPVEIAGRRGSSTMTVDEGIREGTTADSLGKLRPAFRQDGSITAGSASQLSDGAAAVVLMTEARARELGLDWLATLGASAFVAGPDTSLLYQPAAAISAALMKDGVTQVVDLDLIEINEAFAGVALASIERLGLDPSRVNINGGAVALGHPVGMSGARLALSLAHSLKRAGGGIGAAALCGGGGQGNALLIKA, from the coding sequence ATGAGCGGGATTGTTATCGTTGCCGGGGCACGCACCCCGATCGGTAAGTTGGCGGGTGCGCTCGCTTCGCTGAGTGCGGTCGACCTCGGAGCACACGCCATCTCCAACGCCCTGGCGCGAGCGGATGTGAGTGCGGAATCGGTAGACGCTGTGATCATGGGAAATGTGGTTCAGGCCGGTGTCGGACCCAATCCGGCACGTAAGGCAGCAGTTGCCGCGGGACTGCCACTGACCACGACCGCGATCACGATCAACAACCTGTGCTTGTCCGGGTTGCAGGCAATCATCGAGGCTGGCCGTCTGATCAGCTGCGGAGACGCGGAGATCGTGGTTGCAGGCGGTATGGAATCGATGACCAATGCCCCATATCTCGCCAAGGGTGCACGGACTGGATTTCGGTACGGTGCGGCGAGTCTCGACGATGCGCTCGATTCGGATGCCTTGATTTGCGCTTTCGACAAGGTGTCGATGGGTGAGGCGACCGAGAGCTATGTCCGTGAAGCTGGTGTGGCTCGTCAAGCGCAGGACGAATTCGCCGCGCGGTCACACGCTCTGGCCGCAGCCGCCACTGCGAGCGGCACCTTCGCCGGCGAGATAGCGCCTGTGGAGATCGCTGGGCGTCGAGGATCTTCGACCATGACCGTCGACGAGGGTATTCGTGAAGGCACCACAGCGGACAGCCTCGGCAAGCTCCGCCCGGCTTTCCGACAGGACGGGTCCATCACTGCCGGATCGGCATCGCAGCTGTCCGACGGGGCCGCTGCGGTCGTGCTGATGACCGAGGCCAGAGCCCGCGAACTCGGACTCGACTGGCTGGCGACCCTCGGGGCGTCCGCCTTCGTCGCGGGTCCGGACACTTCGTTGTTGTATCAGCCAGCTGCGGCCATTTCCGCTGCCCTGATGAAGGATGGGGTGACACAGGTCGTTGACCTGGATCTGATCGAAATCAACGAGGCGTTCGCTGGAGTGGCACTTGCGTCGATCGAGCGGCTCGGTTTGGACCCGTCCAGAGTCAACATCAACGGCGGGGCAGTCGCATTGGGGCATCCTGTCGGTATGTCCGGTGCGCGGCTGGCCTTGTCTCTCGCGCACTCGTTGAAGCGTGCCGGTGGCGGTATCGGCGCAGCGGCTCTGTGCGGCGGCGGCGGCCAAGGCAATGCCCTGTTGATCAAGGCTTGA
- a CDS encoding lipase family protein, whose protein sequence is MWTRGNHLFQLVVRPNSIDSIRQRGLRSNASWATLRTGDFRASKDFTKSGMSIAESLESDAQIREVLERLVLGQTSPTVPIVLLQNVNDDVVPTYQTRELLTKWCSKGAEASYSDEIDAPPLLPQLGVVDHFFGLLAASRPSISWLEQRFLDGSAQIDSSGDAPYLAAPHHTVIRFRSDHMMSWLVTRAEAIRREGVTVHELIEGVGTALRTLVAGVALLLMLCALAVGLTVSVLCGLFAPVRS, encoded by the coding sequence TTGTGGACCCGTGGCAATCATCTGTTCCAGCTCGTTGTCCGGCCTAACTCGATCGACTCCATCCGTCAGAGAGGACTGCGCAGCAATGCGTCCTGGGCGACGTTGCGTACTGGGGATTTCAGAGCAAGCAAAGACTTCACCAAAAGCGGCATGTCCATAGCGGAAAGTCTCGAATCAGATGCACAGATTCGCGAGGTTCTCGAACGCCTCGTACTCGGGCAAACATCGCCGACCGTTCCAATTGTGCTGTTGCAGAACGTGAACGACGACGTGGTTCCGACGTACCAAACCCGAGAGCTGCTTACGAAGTGGTGCAGCAAGGGTGCCGAGGCGAGCTACTCGGATGAGATTGACGCCCCGCCGTTGCTGCCGCAGTTGGGCGTGGTCGATCACTTCTTCGGTTTGCTGGCCGCATCACGTCCCTCCATCAGCTGGCTGGAGCAGCGGTTCCTCGACGGTTCGGCGCAGATCGACAGCTCGGGCGATGCTCCGTATCTCGCAGCACCGCACCATACCGTAATTCGCTTTCGGTCAGACCATATGATGTCATGGCTCGTGACGAGAGCAGAGGCGATCCGACGTGAGGGAGTGACGGTGCACGAACTGATAGAAGGCGTCGGGACTGCTCTGCGGACACTTGTTGCCGGCGTAGCGCTCCTGCTCATGTTGTGCGCGCTGGCCGTGGGTTTGACCGTCTCAGTGCTCTGCGGACTGTTCGCGCCCGTCAGAAGCTGA
- a CDS encoding aldehyde dehydrogenase family protein — MTSTSTISTNEVGKPVSRETLERLVRDQRAAFRKEGTPSAEVRINRIDRLLLAIVEHIDEIAESLNAEYGSRPTALTKALDTLPFVGAAQELRDGIAEWMKPQDVSGGYVVPQPLGVVGVIGAWNFPLELTIHPAIDALAAGNRVIIKFPDFHPRTGAVLAAAVAERLSPDEVAVVVGDISTAEHFSQLQLDHIVFTGSPAIGKKVAEAAARNLVPTTLELGGKNPVVVSESADLDLAAHRIAGSRLLNSGQVCLCPDYVFVPQKDEEVFVQKLGSEIRALFPDPSSTAGLVSIVNQRNYARIEGLVDDAVEKGAERVAIPGESDQQGEPSGDRLLTPTILRNVPADAAISTEEVFGPVISIYSYAHVDEAIDYINSHPSPLGAYWYGEQDAQFDRFLEFTRSGGITVNDGIAHAFLPGTPFGGVGNSGSGAYHGRAGFDRLSHMRTVAVAEGELGLTDGLVGASLATEGFAQAIDANIQAALDDLKARVRE, encoded by the coding sequence ATGACTTCCACGTCGACCATTTCCACAAACGAAGTCGGGAAACCGGTGTCACGAGAAACTCTCGAGCGCCTTGTCCGCGACCAGCGCGCCGCCTTTCGAAAGGAAGGCACTCCGTCGGCCGAGGTACGGATCAATCGGATCGACCGTCTGCTTCTGGCGATTGTTGAGCACATCGATGAGATCGCGGAAAGTCTGAATGCAGAATACGGCTCCCGGCCCACAGCCCTGACGAAGGCGTTGGACACGTTGCCGTTCGTCGGTGCTGCACAAGAGCTTCGCGATGGTATCGCCGAGTGGATGAAGCCTCAGGACGTTTCGGGCGGTTACGTTGTTCCGCAACCCCTCGGCGTCGTCGGTGTGATCGGCGCATGGAACTTCCCCCTCGAATTGACGATCCACCCCGCAATCGACGCGCTCGCTGCTGGAAACCGGGTCATCATCAAGTTCCCCGACTTTCATCCTCGTACCGGTGCGGTTCTTGCAGCTGCCGTGGCGGAGCGTCTGAGTCCCGATGAGGTTGCCGTCGTGGTCGGCGACATATCGACAGCGGAGCATTTCTCGCAATTGCAACTCGACCACATCGTGTTCACCGGATCGCCGGCGATCGGCAAGAAGGTCGCCGAGGCTGCGGCTCGAAACCTCGTTCCCACGACTTTGGAACTCGGGGGGAAAAACCCGGTGGTGGTGTCGGAGTCGGCGGATCTCGACCTCGCCGCCCACCGCATTGCCGGATCAAGGTTGTTGAACTCAGGGCAGGTCTGTCTGTGCCCCGATTACGTGTTCGTCCCGCAGAAAGACGAGGAAGTCTTCGTACAGAAGCTCGGAAGTGAAATTCGTGCGCTCTTTCCGGACCCGAGCAGCACCGCCGGTCTCGTGTCGATCGTAAACCAGCGTAATTATGCTCGTATCGAAGGCCTGGTCGACGACGCTGTGGAGAAGGGCGCCGAACGGGTGGCCATCCCAGGCGAATCGGATCAGCAAGGTGAACCCTCCGGGGACCGCCTGCTGACCCCCACAATCCTCCGTAACGTACCGGCGGACGCAGCGATATCGACCGAAGAGGTGTTCGGGCCGGTCATCTCGATCTACAGCTACGCTCATGTCGACGAAGCGATCGACTACATCAACTCACATCCGTCGCCGCTGGGTGCCTACTGGTACGGCGAACAAGACGCCCAGTTCGACCGGTTCTTGGAGTTCACGCGCAGCGGCGGCATCACTGTCAATGACGGTATTGCACACGCGTTCTTACCTGGGACGCCGTTTGGAGGGGTTGGCAACTCGGGATCTGGTGCGTACCACGGTCGAGCAGGGTTCGACCGTTTGAGTCACATGAGAACCGTTGCGGTCGCTGAAGGCGAGTTGGGTCTGACGGATGGACTTGTCGGTGCCTCGTTGGCTACCGAAGGTTTCGCACAGGCAATCGACGCGAACATCCAGGCCGCGCTCGACGACCTGAAAGCGCGCGTGCGCGAGTAG
- a CDS encoding NAD(P)-dependent alcohol dehydrogenase, translated as MRITAAVVREPETPFQIEELDLDDPRPGEVRVRVHSVGICHTDIGVQRQWLPVPLPLVLGHEGSGEIDAVGDGVTRFAVGDKVVVTFDACGICITCRQGLPAYCIEFTMRNVSGGRLDGTSAISTVSGDRVNGNFFAQSTFASYAIANERNIVKVPEDVDLSLLGPLGCGIQTGAGTVMNKLRPQAGSSLVVFGVGAVGLSAVMAARVVGCESVIAVDLVDERLDVAREVGATHTLRGDADDLVDAIREITGMGADFAVDTTASTAVVRTAVSALAPAGTCAVLGFGKAGTEVRVDMLELLMAGKTIVGVTEGNSRPHEFIPRLIELYRQGRFPIDRLVKKYSFQEINQAVEDLETGVAIKPVLVF; from the coding sequence ATGCGAATCACAGCGGCTGTAGTACGCGAGCCTGAAACACCGTTTCAGATCGAAGAACTCGACCTGGACGACCCCCGTCCCGGCGAGGTTCGCGTTCGCGTGCATTCTGTCGGTATCTGCCACACGGACATCGGGGTTCAACGACAGTGGTTGCCGGTACCGCTCCCGCTCGTGCTGGGTCACGAAGGGAGCGGTGAGATCGACGCCGTCGGTGACGGCGTCACCAGGTTCGCGGTCGGAGACAAGGTCGTCGTCACATTCGACGCATGCGGTATCTGCATCACTTGTCGTCAGGGCCTACCTGCGTACTGCATCGAGTTCACCATGAGAAACGTCAGTGGAGGTCGCCTCGACGGAACGAGCGCTATCTCCACGGTTTCCGGCGACCGAGTAAACGGAAACTTCTTCGCGCAATCGACATTTGCCTCCTACGCGATCGCGAACGAACGCAACATCGTGAAAGTCCCAGAAGACGTCGATCTCAGCCTGTTGGGTCCCCTCGGCTGTGGGATCCAGACCGGCGCCGGAACAGTGATGAACAAGTTGCGACCGCAAGCAGGGTCCAGCCTGGTCGTATTCGGTGTCGGTGCTGTTGGCCTGTCCGCGGTCATGGCCGCTCGCGTTGTGGGTTGCGAATCGGTGATCGCTGTGGACTTGGTCGATGAACGTCTGGATGTGGCACGCGAGGTCGGGGCCACCCACACTTTGAGGGGCGACGCGGACGATCTCGTCGACGCGATCCGCGAGATCACAGGCATGGGGGCCGACTTCGCTGTCGACACGACGGCATCCACCGCAGTCGTGCGCACCGCGGTCAGCGCGCTCGCCCCCGCCGGAACGTGCGCGGTGTTGGGGTTCGGCAAGGCAGGTACAGAAGTACGCGTCGACATGCTCGAATTGCTGATGGCCGGTAAAACCATCGTAGGAGTGACCGAGGGTAACTCGCGTCCCCACGAATTCATTCCCCGCCTCATCGAGTTGTACCGCCAGGGGCGGTTCCCGATCGATCGGTTGGTGAAAAAGTACTCATTCCAAGAAATCAATCAGGCGGTCGAGGATTTGGAAACCGGCGTCGCGATCAAGCCGGTTCTCGTTTTCTGA
- a CDS encoding helix-turn-helix domain-containing protein, with the protein MRVVTGRATQPDPRRPEIASSWLRSRLNGVNPSNPPLLDFSEGFEGGSLAAAAGPVLLALSSDLADVGAGVLLADSDARITDVRAAENSVRDWMAALGAVRGARFGEDNAGTNAIGTPLEVQRCVSVLGDEHFHEQFKNFSCHGEPIHHPVTRRTVGVLDICYHRGADNPLFRALARRVVGDIAEQLLVASPRNERALAAAFSSPRLQGVAARIALGNNSIMATPAALDMLHVEDHIALRAQADDVLRGKTMPETLTLGNGTSVKLKWNVIEGASGVVVALTAPMESNGLESATTLTDDMWPALLSGEHGSGRTARARELLNDSEFLVLDGVDSDSHRHFRRRMEAAFRKPNHISVLLENVHLLNESDIASLAGRLDRPGRSVVMTCVPGRRWDDIKGALIPLIGRQETITPLRERRDEIPRIAMRMLHESANGNNVRFAPASLRALASQPWPGNMAELRRLVEVVAQHSTGEVSLSDLPCSYRHTYRPLSPRHEAEREAIATAIAAAQGNRTQAAINLGVSRSTLYNRMKILDISS; encoded by the coding sequence GTGAGGGTGGTGACCGGTCGAGCAACACAGCCCGATCCGCGGCGCCCCGAGATCGCGTCGTCGTGGCTTCGGTCCCGACTCAACGGTGTCAACCCCAGCAACCCACCGCTTCTCGACTTCAGTGAGGGGTTCGAAGGGGGTTCTCTCGCGGCTGCAGCCGGTCCGGTGCTCTTGGCGTTGTCGAGCGATCTCGCCGATGTTGGGGCGGGAGTGCTGCTCGCGGACAGTGATGCACGCATTACCGATGTGCGCGCTGCTGAAAACTCGGTCCGGGACTGGATGGCCGCGCTCGGCGCTGTCCGCGGCGCGCGGTTCGGCGAGGACAACGCCGGCACGAATGCAATCGGTACCCCGCTGGAGGTGCAGCGATGCGTGTCGGTGCTGGGCGATGAGCACTTCCATGAGCAGTTCAAGAACTTCAGTTGCCACGGCGAGCCGATTCATCATCCGGTGACCCGCCGCACGGTCGGTGTCCTCGACATCTGTTACCACAGGGGAGCCGACAATCCGCTTTTTCGTGCGTTGGCTCGACGAGTTGTCGGTGATATCGCGGAGCAGTTGTTGGTTGCCAGCCCAAGGAACGAGCGCGCGCTCGCTGCCGCGTTCTCGTCGCCGCGTCTTCAAGGCGTAGCTGCTCGTATCGCGTTGGGCAACAACTCGATCATGGCGACACCTGCAGCTCTAGACATGCTGCACGTCGAAGACCACATCGCCCTCAGAGCGCAGGCCGACGATGTTCTCCGAGGCAAGACGATGCCCGAAACCCTCACGCTGGGAAATGGCACATCGGTCAAGCTGAAATGGAATGTCATAGAAGGCGCGTCCGGCGTTGTCGTGGCTTTGACGGCGCCGATGGAATCGAACGGACTCGAGTCCGCGACCACTCTCACAGATGACATGTGGCCCGCTCTTCTCAGCGGTGAGCACGGATCGGGTAGGACAGCACGCGCGCGTGAATTGCTGAACGACAGTGAGTTTTTGGTGCTCGATGGCGTCGACTCTGATTCACACCGCCACTTTCGACGACGTATGGAGGCCGCATTCCGCAAACCCAATCACATCTCAGTACTTCTCGAAAACGTGCATCTGCTGAACGAATCCGATATTGCAAGCTTGGCAGGTCGTCTTGATAGACCCGGACGAAGTGTTGTTATGACCTGTGTTCCCGGGCGGCGCTGGGACGACATCAAAGGCGCTCTCATACCACTGATCGGTCGCCAGGAAACGATTACGCCGTTACGCGAACGGAGGGATGAAATTCCTCGGATAGCGATGCGAATGCTGCACGAATCTGCGAACGGGAACAATGTCAGGTTCGCACCAGCGTCGCTTCGCGCGCTTGCAAGTCAGCCATGGCCGGGCAATATGGCCGAGTTGCGTCGACTGGTCGAGGTGGTGGCACAACATTCGACAGGCGAGGTGTCGCTATCGGACCTTCCCTGTTCGTACCGCCACACATACCGGCCCCTGTCGCCTCGTCACGAAGCGGAACGAGAGGCGATTGCAACAGCCATTGCGGCGGCCCAGGGAAATCGCACGCAGGCAGCGATCAATCTGGGCGTCAGCCGATCTACCTTGTACAACCGCATGAAAATACTCGATATAAGTAGTTGA
- a CDS encoding restriction endonuclease, with protein sequence MVEANPEWMNYQLEVSRFFADLGMEALVDQTVQGVRTSHDIDVLVRGSFVGFDITWVVECKAWQSRIPKEKVLALRQIVDDVGADRGFVMAESGYQSGALEAALVSNVTLTSIADLTERLHYDLAMTKLMKLEHRADEARERYWALKKYVRIDAGLRPEVGESGYSGTNIIASVDQALRDIRLRGFPVIVDPVMATLASHGSRYSPGSEAQGTTFSTPEELFKFLDSELSELEARLDRAHQGGSAPPASSPA encoded by the coding sequence GTGGTCGAAGCGAACCCAGAGTGGATGAACTACCAGCTGGAGGTCTCCCGGTTTTTCGCTGACCTGGGCATGGAGGCGCTGGTCGATCAAACAGTCCAGGGCGTCAGAACTTCGCACGACATCGATGTCCTCGTGCGGGGCAGTTTCGTGGGTTTCGACATCACCTGGGTCGTCGAGTGTAAGGCGTGGCAGTCACGGATTCCTAAAGAAAAGGTCCTCGCTTTAAGGCAGATAGTTGATGACGTGGGCGCTGATCGTGGCTTCGTAATGGCCGAATCCGGCTACCAGTCTGGTGCCTTGGAGGCGGCGCTGGTCTCCAACGTCACCTTGACGTCGATCGCGGATCTCACCGAACGGCTCCACTATGACCTGGCCATGACTAAGCTGATGAAACTGGAGCACCGAGCTGATGAGGCTAGGGAACGGTACTGGGCCCTAAAAAAGTACGTGCGAATTGACGCGGGTCTGCGACCCGAGGTCGGGGAAAGTGGCTACTCCGGGACAAACATCATCGCCAGCGTGGATCAAGCTCTGCGCGACATTCGTCTACGTGGGTTCCCAGTCATAGTCGACCCCGTGATGGCCACCTTGGCTTCACACGGCAGCCGTTACTCGCCGGGTTCCGAAGCGCAGGGCACGACCTTTAGCACTCCGGAGGAACTCTTCAAATTCCTCGACAGCGAGTTGTCTGAGCTCGAAGCAAGACTGGACCGTGCTCATCAGGGCGGTTCGGCTCCTCCAGCATCCTCCCCGGCGTAA
- a CDS encoding SIR2 family protein, translating into MTIEDQLSDHLKKFSSGPILFVGSGVSQRYAGTPTWNTLLEQLSAQSGWPLQYYQTHVGTDPEDIAEMLASELHSKTWTPELKAWRDKNINDLVNSQSAVKIRARELVENSYKITTDPKMVDEMRLLKDCADNIDLVITTNYDFFLEEIFSNFVVYSSQNELIAAETAGVAEIYKIHGSLSSPNSIVLTKSDYDEFNKRNEYLIAKLLTLFAEHPIIFLGYSLGDRNVQSILRSLQNCLTEERVRDTLRDKLIFVSWDKTPGVAAMSPSVQVIGSTGIPIQLIQTSDFAPVFRAIKKVPSSLPKHIIRQVQERLYRIILDPSSQAKMLHVDDLMGVADHSSIYVGVGAMANVQQRGYLGVSRVEICRDCINVSSDLDYSSVVAMTFIQLLQNPGYFPMFKCLRGAGYLDVDGNIRKPKELPPKVVEKAQDPRRYSVNASSQKLFHSRASSFVSFTEMKESLDREDTLRLLLCLPQAKIDVEELRSFLDDSWSQCLGSDGKPSTDLVKAICFYDLLRYGPAHTIDV; encoded by the coding sequence GTGACCATTGAAGACCAGCTATCCGATCACTTGAAGAAATTCTCTTCTGGCCCAATTCTATTTGTCGGCTCCGGTGTGTCTCAGCGGTACGCAGGAACACCGACCTGGAACACTTTGTTGGAACAACTTAGCGCCCAGTCGGGGTGGCCACTCCAATACTATCAAACGCACGTAGGTACAGATCCAGAAGACATAGCCGAGATGCTGGCCTCAGAGCTGCATTCCAAAACATGGACTCCTGAATTAAAAGCATGGCGTGACAAAAATATAAACGATCTCGTGAATAGCCAGAGCGCAGTAAAGATAAGAGCTAGAGAGCTGGTAGAGAACAGCTACAAGATAACCACTGACCCAAAGATGGTCGACGAGATGCGCCTGTTGAAAGATTGCGCTGACAATATCGATTTGGTAATTACCACGAACTACGATTTTTTTCTTGAGGAAATATTCTCCAATTTCGTAGTTTATTCAAGCCAGAACGAATTGATTGCGGCCGAGACTGCTGGCGTTGCGGAGATTTATAAAATACACGGCAGCCTCAGCAGTCCAAATTCAATTGTGCTAACGAAATCCGACTACGACGAGTTTAACAAGAGGAATGAGTATCTAATTGCTAAACTGCTCACTCTTTTTGCGGAACATCCGATCATTTTCTTAGGGTACAGCCTTGGGGACCGAAACGTTCAAAGTATATTGCGTAGCCTTCAAAACTGTCTCACCGAAGAGCGTGTTCGCGATACGCTACGAGACAAGCTGATCTTTGTGTCTTGGGACAAAACCCCTGGTGTCGCAGCCATGAGCCCGTCGGTGCAGGTAATCGGGTCCACTGGCATCCCCATACAGCTTATCCAGACCTCCGATTTCGCACCAGTTTTCCGCGCAATAAAGAAGGTGCCCAGCAGTTTGCCGAAGCACATTATAAGGCAGGTGCAGGAGAGGCTATACAGAATCATTCTAGATCCTAGTTCGCAGGCCAAAATGTTGCATGTGGACGATCTCATGGGAGTGGCCGACCACAGCTCCATCTACGTTGGCGTTGGCGCGATGGCGAATGTCCAGCAGCGCGGCTATCTGGGAGTTTCACGCGTGGAAATATGTCGGGACTGCATCAACGTGAGCAGCGATCTGGACTACTCATCTGTTGTTGCCATGACTTTTATCCAATTGCTGCAAAATCCTGGTTATTTTCCGATGTTTAAATGTTTGAGGGGTGCTGGTTATTTAGATGTTGATGGCAACATCAGAAAACCGAAAGAGCTCCCGCCAAAAGTTGTTGAAAAGGCACAAGATCCTCGCCGCTACAGTGTCAATGCAAGCTCGCAGAAACTCTTTCACAGCCGGGCAAGTTCATTTGTATCTTTCACGGAAATGAAAGAATCGCTGGATCGAGAAGATACCCTGCGGTTACTTTTATGTCTGCCGCAGGCCAAAATTGACGTGGAAGAACTGAGGTCATTCCTAGACGACTCGTGGAGTCAGTGCTTAGGGTCAGACGGGAAACCCAGCACTGACTTGGTGAAAGCGATCTGTTTCTACGACCTACTGCGTTACGGCCCGGCGCACACTATTGACGTCTGA